One part of the Ziziphus jujuba cultivar Dongzao chromosome 2, ASM3175591v1 genome encodes these proteins:
- the LOC107418912 gene encoding zinc finger protein CONSTANS-LIKE 2, whose protein sequence is MLKVDSGMLKVDSGGEGYHGNWARICDTCQAAASTLYCHTDSAFLCSACDERIHASNSLAFPHERVWICTACENAPAAVTCKADAASLCHSCDVEIHSANPLAHRHNRVPITSLPIVEFPTLTTCLDGLQDPMLEMGNEILGRETNEEIDEGEADSWLLLDPDENENLTSSGFKPGEAVDDQYLGIVEYNSTCTNHDRQQGDYNQQQTYSVYEGDNVSDSIVPVQSAEEQSQVLQHNIQINGEYEASKAVISSTPSSTQCATLSILNASILPKPTINNISNSYTKFPKVTAEISQNSSLLMPLQITSTNREAKVLKYREKRKARKFEKKIRYASRKAYAETRPRVKGRFARRTDIELEEDQMFLIEEYSYGIVPSY, encoded by the exons ATGTTGAAGGTTGATTCTGGTATGTTGAAGGTTGATTCTGGTGGAGAAGGCTATCATGGCAACTGGGCAAGAATTTGTGACACTTGTCAAGCTGCAGCAAGCACCCTCTACTGTCATACTGATTCAGCTTTCCTCTGTTCTGCTTGTGATGAACGTATTCATGCTTCCAATTCTTTGGCTTTTCCACATGAACGAGTATGGATATGTACTGCTTGTGAAAATGCTCCAGCGGCTGTCACTTGCAAGGCTGATGCTGCTTCTCTATGTCACAGTTGTGATGTTGAGATACACTCTGCTAATCCACTTGCTCACCGCCATAACCGGGTTCCCATAACTTCTCTTCCTATTGTGGAGTTTCCAACCTTGACTACTTGCTTGGATGGGCTGCAGGACCCAATGTTAGAAATGGGAAATGAAATTCTGGGTCGAGAAACTAATGAGGAGATTGATGAAGGTGAAGCAGATTCTTGGTTGTTGCTTGATCCTGATGAGAATGAAAACCTGACCAGTAGTGGATTCAAGCCTGGTGAAGCAGTTGATGATCAGTATCTGGGTATTGTGGAATACAATTCAACGTGTACTAATCATGATCGTCAACAAGGTGATTACAATCAGCAGCAAACTTACAGTGTTTATGAGGGTGATAATGTTAGCGATAGTATCGTACCGGTTCAATCAGCTGAAGAGCAATCACAAGTACTCCAGCACAACATCCAAATTAATGGGGAGTATGAAGCCTCAAAAGCTGTTATCAGTAGCACCCCTTCAAGCACTCAGTGT GCCACCTTGTCCATTTTAAATGCAAGCATTTTACCGAAACCAACAATAAACAACATCTCGAATTCATATACGAAGTTTCCAAAAGTGACAGCTGAGATCAGCCAGAACTCTTCACTTCTGATGCCTCTCCAAATTACTTCAACAAACAGGGAAGCAAAAGTTCTAAAATACAGAGAAAAGAGGAAAGCAAGAAAGTTTGAGAAAAAAATACGATATGCGTCAAGGAAGGCGTATGCAGAGACCCGACCCCGAGTTAAGGGTAGGTTTGCTAGAAGAACAGACATAGAGCTTGAAGAAGATCAGATGTTCTTGATCGAAGAATATAGCTATGGAATTGTCCCATCATATTGA